Proteins encoded by one window of Metamycoplasma subdolum:
- the nusA gene encoding transcription termination factor NusA, with product MSEKKQAKVVSESAKLIFTQIDNLSKLRNVDKSFIVNLFKEEILKTIYEDYDADAEIEFNFDEENASFTITNLNKTVVADPKSATEKDSVEPIIDVVYSEAIKENPNIKIGDTFAQEINFGNFPKSVYTRILQKFENEFKAIDKQKIFDEYSKKIGEVVKATVASKLKQGLLLKIADTVDAFMPPNAINKKLLDKLYLGQTIDVYIENVNSENKVAQVIVSSVEGKILEKLLHKEVPEISQGLIEVVSTARFPGERAKIVVKKTEKAGAGIEAAGSVIGENGSRIDAISRQLDGEKIDVIEYSSDIKELIMNALSPAKVIDIIEKPSKTNKYPNFIVIVPQVQHTLAIGGKGQNVSLASSVAKARLDILSDKEAREKGFVFAFNGNITEEEIKALESGRRLRANFKKGKQQPPQNYNTNIDLSNFDEDLQAIRESLNFDDKDFAKEFYAESDIDLHLEETLAKVKDEIEETKNDEIEDKDPYSNEKVKEDYEKIAKTKLKDFKKDDDLSADLDFDLSDIGDEEW from the coding sequence ATGAGCGAGAAAAAACAAGCAAAAGTAGTTTCAGAATCAGCTAAACTAATTTTTACTCAAATTGACAACCTTTCAAAATTAAGAAATGTTGATAAAAGTTTTATCGTAAATCTTTTTAAAGAAGAAATTTTAAAAACAATTTATGAAGATTATGACGCTGATGCTGAAATCGAATTTAATTTCGATGAAGAAAATGCATCTTTCACAATAACTAACTTAAACAAAACAGTTGTTGCTGATCCTAAAAGTGCTACTGAAAAAGATTCAGTTGAACCAATTATTGATGTTGTTTATTCTGAAGCAATAAAAGAAAATCCTAATATTAAAATAGGCGATACTTTTGCTCAAGAAATTAATTTTGGAAACTTTCCAAAATCAGTTTATACAAGAATTTTGCAAAAATTTGAAAACGAATTCAAAGCAATTGATAAACAAAAAATCTTTGATGAATATAGCAAAAAAATTGGCGAAGTAGTTAAAGCAACTGTTGCTTCAAAATTAAAACAAGGTCTACTTTTAAAAATTGCTGACACAGTTGATGCTTTCATGCCTCCAAATGCAATTAACAAAAAACTTTTAGACAAACTATATCTAGGTCAAACTATTGATGTTTATATTGAAAACGTAAACTCTGAAAATAAAGTTGCCCAAGTTATTGTTTCATCAGTTGAAGGTAAAATTTTAGAAAAACTTTTACACAAAGAAGTGCCAGAAATTAGTCAAGGTTTAATTGAAGTTGTTTCAACAGCACGCTTTCCTGGTGAAAGAGCAAAAATTGTAGTTAAAAAAACTGAAAAAGCAGGTGCAGGTATTGAAGCAGCTGGTTCAGTTATTGGTGAAAACGGTTCAAGAATTGATGCAATAAGTCGTCAACTTGATGGTGAAAAAATTGATGTTATTGAATATTCATCTGATATTAAAGAACTTATCATGAACGCACTAAGTCCAGCAAAAGTTATTGATATTATTGAAAAACCTTCAAAAACTAATAAGTATCCTAATTTTATAGTTATAGTTCCTCAAGTTCAACATACTTTAGCTATCGGTGGAAAAGGTCAAAACGTTTCTTTAGCATCAAGTGTTGCTAAAGCAAGACTTGATATTTTAAGTGATAAAGAGGCACGGGAAAAAGGTTTTGTCTTTGCATTCAATGGAAACATTACTGAAGAAGAAATTAAAGCTCTTGAAAGTGGAAGAAGATTACGTGCAAACTTTAAAAAAGGCAAACAACAACCTCCTCAAAATTACAATACGAATATTGATTTAAGTAATTTTGATGAAGATTTACAAGCAATTCGTGAATCACTTAACTTTGATGATAAAGATTTTGCGAAAGAATTTTATGCCGAAAGTGACATTGACCTTCACCTTGAAGAAACTTTAGCTAAAGTTAAAGATGAAATTGAAGAAACTAAAAACGATGAAATAGAAGACAAAGATCCTTATTCAAACGAAAAAGTTAAAGAAGATTACGAAAAAATAGCTAAAACTAAACTTAAAGATTTCAAAAAAGATGATGATTTAAGTGCTGACCTTGACTTTGATTTAAGTGATATTGGCGATGAAGAGTGATAA
- the pip gene encoding prolyl aminopeptidase, translating into MEKYPLTEPFKKGFLNVSKIHTIYYEEVGNKDGEAVLYIHGGPGGSIKPEDRQYFDPKFYHAVLFDQRGCGKSTPSAEIKENTTLDLVEDIEKLRKYLGIEKWVVFGGSWGSTLSLIYAISHPERVKALVLRGVYLGTKEENEWLYNQAKTFFPDKYEDLVSILDQKDTDLIKAYYPLLNNKNKKIAQNAAYHWAKWELSLVALKQIPNLEEVLSNSKFNLEIARLENHYFHNDIFLEDNFILKNINKIKDIKTYIIQGRYDMVCPPISAYKISKKLNNCNLHFAPTSGHSSYEIEISEGLVDALEDLKKHLK; encoded by the coding sequence ATGGAAAAATATCCACTCACGGAGCCCTTTAAAAAAGGATTCCTAAATGTAAGTAAGATTCACACTATTTACTATGAAGAAGTTGGAAACAAAGACGGCGAAGCCGTACTTTATATTCACGGCGGTCCAGGTGGTTCTATCAAACCAGAAGATAGACAATACTTTGACCCTAAATTTTATCATGCAGTTTTATTTGATCAAAGAGGCTGCGGAAAAAGCACGCCAAGTGCTGAAATTAAAGAAAATACAACCTTAGATCTGGTAGAAGATATTGAGAAACTTAGAAAATACTTAGGCATTGAAAAATGGGTTGTTTTTGGTGGAAGTTGAGGTTCAACATTATCTCTAATTTACGCAATTTCTCACCCTGAAAGAGTTAAAGCATTAGTACTTCGTGGAGTCTATCTTGGAACCAAAGAGGAAAATGAATGACTTTACAATCAAGCAAAAACTTTTTTCCCTGATAAATATGAAGATTTAGTATCAATTTTAGATCAAAAAGACACTGATTTAATCAAAGCTTATTATCCACTTTTAAACAATAAAAACAAAAAAATTGCCCAAAACGCAGCATACCATTGAGCAAAGTGAGAACTAAGTTTAGTTGCATTAAAACAAATACCTAACCTTGAAGAAGTCCTTTCAAACTCAAAATTTAATCTTGAAATTGCAAGGCTTGAAAATCACTATTTCCACAATGACATTTTTTTAGAAGATAACTTTATTCTAAAAAATATCAACAAAATTAAAGATATCAAAACTTACATTATTCAAGGAAGATATGACATGGTTTGCCCACCAATTTCAGCTTACAAGATCTCAAAAAAATTAAATAATTGTAATTTACACTTTGCCCCAACAAGTGGTCACTCATCATATGAAATTGAGATTTCAGAAGGCCTTGTTGATGCACTAGAAGATTTAAAAAAACATTTAAAATAA
- a CDS encoding MATE family efflux transporter: MTNIVEKKQRKKIPYLPQNKAEWKLYFLKTFPIVIGEIIFALNGFLDNFMVSHLPFGIDSLTYANTWTSIIYTIFFAIQGIAAMFVGQYWGKKEYSKVNQVMNMRFWLNVIVVFCFVIPIYIIPQDFITIIGGKDINAQALLNGKKYLILITFSWIITCYNFNTNMQLNETGHSKYAFSGAVVTLLTNVIINAVCLYGFKLPAYYAAVGSIISSVCCLISDQLWTWFKVRQIYMSIFKVFKISKPIAIQVLKRTPAMLVTIIAMIMLPCRMFLWARAFPEASIGKKWMAISGVTVLGLVESMASIASAVTGAISSNVSFFVARELGHSNFDEAERNAKQLKGFHALFGFFMSFIMLALMFLIASLPATAKGVEETTREYFENPANLLKIQNEFPGKVIDSNFIHQRMIEAKKVYTDNFLKTMAMVVIVNPLWCWFYTTLAIIRSGGKNNVASGITLLTQGLHFAWLAIISFVIVPRFPNSMTLPLAYMAFYLFDLIRLLIFELVQWKYNWKKNLTIEVDGPFDENGNNLDNKIQEEIKLENSQN, translated from the coding sequence ATGACAAATATAGTAGAAAAGAAACAAAGAAAAAAAATACCATACTTGCCGCAAAATAAAGCTGAGTGGAAACTTTATTTTTTAAAAACTTTCCCAATCGTTATTGGCGAAATTATCTTCGCTCTTAATGGTTTTCTAGACAACTTTATGGTTTCTCACTTGCCTTTTGGAATTGATTCGCTAACTTATGCAAACACTTGAACTTCAATTATTTATACAATCTTTTTTGCAATTCAAGGAATTGCTGCTATGTTTGTTGGGCAATATTGGGGCAAAAAAGAATATAGCAAAGTTAATCAAGTAATGAATATGCGTTTTTGACTTAATGTTATTGTTGTATTTTGTTTCGTTATTCCAATTTACATAATTCCGCAAGACTTTATAACAATAATTGGTGGAAAAGATATTAACGCTCAAGCACTTCTAAACGGAAAAAAATACTTAATTTTAATTACTTTTTCTTGAATAATAACTTGCTATAACTTTAATACCAATATGCAACTTAATGAAACCGGACATTCAAAATATGCTTTTTCAGGTGCAGTTGTTACTTTACTAACAAACGTAATAATAAATGCCGTTTGTCTTTACGGATTTAAACTTCCTGCATATTATGCTGCTGTTGGCTCAATAATTAGTAGCGTTTGTTGTTTAATAAGCGATCAACTTTGAACTTGATTCAAAGTACGTCAAATTTATATGAGCATTTTTAAGGTTTTCAAGATTTCAAAGCCTATTGCAATTCAAGTTTTAAAAAGAACTCCTGCAATGCTTGTAACTATTATTGCAATGATAATGCTACCTTGCAGAATGTTTTTATGAGCACGTGCTTTTCCCGAAGCAAGCATTGGCAAAAAATGAATGGCAATTAGTGGTGTAACTGTTTTAGGTTTAGTTGAATCAATGGCTTCAATTGCAAGTGCAGTAACCGGTGCAATTAGTTCAAATGTTAGCTTTTTTGTTGCAAGAGAACTTGGGCATAGCAACTTTGATGAAGCAGAAAGAAATGCAAAACAACTCAAAGGTTTCCATGCACTTTTCGGTTTCTTCATGAGTTTTATAATGCTTGCTTTAATGTTTTTAATAGCATCACTTCCAGCAACTGCAAAAGGAGTTGAAGAAACCACGCGTGAGTATTTTGAAAATCCAGCAAATCTATTAAAAATTCAAAATGAATTTCCTGGAAAAGTTATTGATTCAAACTTTATTCATCAAAGAATGATCGAAGCTAAAAAAGTTTATACTGATAACTTTTTAAAAACAATGGCAATGGTTGTAATTGTGAATCCTCTTTGATGTTGATTCTATACTACACTTGCAATTATTAGATCGGGTGGAAAAAACAATGTTGCTTCAGGTATAACTTTATTAACTCAAGGCCTTCATTTTGCATGACTTGCAATTATAAGTTTTGTAATAGTTCCTCGCTTCCCAAATTCAATGACATTGCCTTTAGCTTATATGGCATTTTACCTTTTTGATTTGATTAGACTTTTAATTTTTGAACTTGTTCAATGAAAATATAATTGAAAGAAAAATTTAACTATTGAAGTTGATGGGCCTTTTGATGAAAACGGAAATAATTTAGACAACAAAATCCAAGAAGAAATTAAATTAGAAAATAGCCAAAATTAA
- a CDS encoding ABC transporter permease, with the protein MNTFFKVQLKMFFRQPSTYFTSIIMALLHIGVSVAIFISFKVAGNNDDLIYSRHSVELFRSFIAPFGVISSFMATSIAVQSLFYKYKEEGMFYIMQSKPITRNQIYWATILAGLVVIAWQSFIISLGYFAGAIIYPIFSWKSKILSWMIFYAGFCLIGIFTLALGALIHNFIQSKPYQFVTGGLPTIIIVILNFIASPSETKKQVIDNVAATKVTKIVSRDDDAKLGKYLANPASKFKYWIENRLDNEKISDLIKDNNNSLYNKIFWMNPSTYFTTLYFEVDKQDAFTTTCLYADKVKYGENEFQNSLKNNEFVFKTIDHNAEGKEIVNYFALSYNPPMMAEIATVKTSEDPLFINMGSIIKNFNTKEIEAKTENGYKTIKRDLINKIDELYLDDNFVLNKTPIVLTPATLMGVIKSIQEDEALFEIIKKLTVDYVSFKNEPTLTKKEILKLSQADILKKADDPAFITFTFKFNLVKQTAIVYLLSKLIHDKNNSTLVDFNYADFSKYMNRANLLSGLKIVRLNSGSIVEFGSKKYMHWTVGLFVPLIISAILIAAGAVVFSRKDY; encoded by the coding sequence GTGAACACATTTTTCAAGGTTCAACTTAAGATGTTTTTCCGTCAACCTTCAACTTACTTTACATCAATAATTATGGCTCTTTTGCATATTGGTGTTAGTGTTGCAATTTTTATTAGTTTTAAGGTTGCAGGTAATAATGATGACTTAATTTATTCAAGACATTCAGTTGAACTTTTCAGATCATTTATTGCACCTTTTGGTGTAATCTCAAGCTTTATGGCGACAAGTATAGCCGTTCAATCACTTTTTTATAAGTATAAAGAAGAAGGAATGTTCTATATTATGCAATCTAAGCCAATTACTAGAAATCAAATTTATTGAGCAACAATTTTAGCTGGTTTAGTTGTTATAGCATGACAATCATTTATTATTTCTTTAGGTTATTTTGCTGGGGCAATAATTTATCCAATTTTTAGTTGAAAAAGCAAAATTTTATCTTGAATGATTTTCTACGCAGGTTTTTGTTTAATTGGAATTTTTACCCTAGCTTTAGGTGCATTAATTCATAACTTTATTCAATCAAAACCTTATCAATTCGTAACCGGTGGTCTTCCAACAATTATTATTGTTATTTTAAACTTCATCGCTTCACCATCCGAAACTAAAAAGCAAGTTATTGATAACGTTGCAGCAACAAAAGTTACCAAAATTGTTTCACGTGATGATGATGCAAAGTTAGGAAAATATCTGGCAAATCCAGCGTCAAAGTTTAAATATTGAATTGAAAATCGTTTAGACAATGAAAAAATAAGCGATCTTATTAAAGATAATAACAATAGTTTGTACAACAAAATTTTCTGAATGAATCCAAGCACTTACTTTACAACCCTTTACTTTGAAGTTGATAAACAAGATGCTTTCACAACTACTTGTTTATATGCCGATAAAGTTAAATATGGTGAAAATGAATTTCAAAATTCATTAAAAAACAACGAATTTGTGTTTAAAACTATTGACCACAACGCCGAAGGTAAAGAAATTGTAAACTATTTTGCTCTTTCATACAACCCACCAATGATGGCCGAAATTGCAACAGTTAAAACTTCTGAAGATCCACTTTTCATCAACATGGGAAGTATTATTAAAAACTTTAACACTAAAGAAATTGAAGCTAAAACTGAAAATGGTTATAAAACAATTAAACGAGATTTAATTAATAAAATTGATGAACTTTATTTAGATGATAACTTCGTTTTAAATAAAACACCAATCGTTCTAACCCCTGCAACATTAATGGGTGTAATCAAAAGTATTCAAGAAGATGAAGCACTTTTTGAAATAATTAAAAAGCTTACTGTTGACTATGTTTCATTCAAAAATGAACCAACTTTAACTAAAAAAGAAATTTTAAAATTAAGTCAAGCTGACATTTTGAAAAAAGCTGATGACCCTGCTTTTATTACCTTTACCTTTAAATTTAATCTAGTTAAACAAACTGCAATAGTTTATCTTCTATCTAAATTAATCCATGACAAAAACAACTCAACATTAGTTGACTTTAACTACGCTGACTTTAGTAAATATATGAACCGTGCTAACCTTTTAAGTGGTCTTAAAATTGTTAGATTAAATAGTGGTTCTATCGTTGAATTTGGATCTAAAAAATACATGCACTGAACCGTTGGTTTATTCGTTCCACTAATTATCTCAGCAATTTTAATTGCTGCTGGAGCAGTTGTATTTAGTAGAAAGGATTACTAG
- a CDS encoding YlxR family protein gives MKSDKRIERKSISNNTKYTLDKLIRFVKQKDGKILFDIDQKLGGRGAYCLNDEENIEILFRKKLLNKAFKQNISQEVYDNLRNEVAIWQKKRKDNQI, from the coding sequence ATGAAGAGTGATAAAAGAATTGAACGAAAATCAATATCTAATAACACAAAATACACCTTAGATAAATTAATTAGATTTGTAAAACAAAAAGATGGCAAAATCCTTTTTGATATAGATCAAAAACTAGGTGGTAGAGGTGCATATTGCCTCAATGATGAAGAAAATATTGAAATTTTGTTCAGAAAAAAACTTTTAAATAAGGCTTTTAAACAAAATATTAGTCAAGAAGTTTATGATAATTTAAGAAACGAGGTGGCAATATGGCAGAAAAAAAGGAAAGACAATCAAATTTAG
- a CDS encoding TM2 domain-containing protein: MATKPKKSTYWLLVLLLSIFLGIFGIDRFYTQRWVLGILKFITLGGFLIWWIVDIVLIATSHSSYTDATGKKIQ; the protein is encoded by the coding sequence ATGGCAACAAAACCAAAGAAGAGTACATACTGACTTTTAGTGTTATTGCTTTCAATTTTCTTAGGAATTTTTGGAATTGATCGTTTCTATACACAACGTTGAGTCTTAGGAATTTTAAAATTTATAACTTTAGGTGGATTTTTAATTTGGTGAATAGTTGATATTGTTTTAATTGCAACTAGTCATTCAAGTTACACCGATGCAACGGGGAAAAAGATTCAATAA
- a CDS encoding ABC transporter ATP-binding protein, translating to MKNKNLNNNEHEDQIKNTSENTKLTRKFYWNRNLLREHQKEYNKLNKHALECVKDITEPKDDVAISIQHISKIFRGKLGKPNLVLDDVSFEVKKGEFHGFIGNNGAGKTTTIRLILNYYQKRIGKIYVNGLDSKNIHAKDKIGYIPEVSVFPQNLTIYEFLYSFARMSNLNDKQAKEKVNLLMDKYGFTSSIFKKSAQKLSSGQKKKVLLMQALINDPEILIMDEPAANLDPSARIEFYESIKELHHQGKTILISSHILAELEKYIDSVTVLEGGKVKDSGKVADKLKNKIYNYKVISSDNKKLFELLKQHKFSGLVVKDSLLLKINNAEQKSYLFTIAFLNSIEITAFAENKMSLNQIYFNTTESE from the coding sequence ATGAAAAACAAAAATTTAAATAATAATGAACATGAAGATCAAATAAAAAATACTAGCGAAAATACTAAACTAACTAGAAAATTTTATTGAAATCGTAACCTTTTAAGAGAACATCAAAAAGAATATAACAAGCTTAACAAACATGCACTTGAATGTGTTAAAGATATAACCGAGCCAAAAGATGATGTTGCTATTTCAATCCAACATATTTCAAAAATCTTTCGCGGAAAGCTTGGAAAACCAAACTTAGTTTTAGATGATGTTTCTTTTGAAGTTAAAAAAGGTGAATTTCATGGTTTCATTGGAAATAATGGTGCCGGTAAAACAACAACAATTAGATTAATCCTTAACTACTATCAAAAAAGAATTGGCAAGATTTATGTAAATGGACTTGATTCAAAAAATATCCACGCTAAGGATAAAATTGGATATATCCCCGAGGTATCAGTTTTCCCTCAAAATTTAACAATTTATGAATTTCTATACAGTTTTGCTAGAATGTCAAATTTAAACGATAAGCAAGCTAAAGAAAAAGTAAACTTATTGATGGATAAATACGGCTTCACTTCATCAATTTTCAAAAAATCAGCTCAAAAACTTTCATCAGGCCAAAAGAAAAAAGTTCTACTAATGCAAGCTTTAATTAACGATCCAGAAATTTTAATTATGGACGAACCTGCTGCTAACCTTGACCCATCAGCTAGAATTGAATTTTACGAATCAATCAAAGAACTTCACCATCAAGGTAAAACTATCTTAATTTCATCTCACATTTTGGCTGAGCTTGAAAAATACATTGACTCAGTAACTGTACTAGAAGGTGGAAAAGTAAAAGATAGCGGAAAAGTTGCTGACAAACTGAAGAACAAAATTTACAACTACAAAGTTATATCAAGTGATAATAAAAAACTTTTTGAACTTTTAAAACAACACAAATTTTCAGGTTTAGTTGTTAAAGATTCTTTACTTTTAAAAATTAACAATGCTGAACAAAAAAGTTATCTTTTCACAATAGCATTTTTAAACAGCATTGAAATTACAGCATTTGCTGAAAATAAAATGTCACTTAACCAAATTTATTTCAACACCACAGAATCGGAGTAA
- a CDS encoding helix-hairpin-helix domain-containing protein, giving the protein MNDSILNVAKILKVKVNQVEVVLKLLEEKATIPFIARYRKAQTEGLNEEQILKINELYEYDVELNKRKEYVLQILEEKKLLTDELKNKIINAQTKAEVENIYEPFKIGKKTKASEAIAMGLEPLALEIMRNEDQKFNPYAEARKYLSDKLTDADQVIEQASFIIAQIISQDIKVRDYVKDQILNWGYIETKKKKNAEDEKEVFERYYDHKEKASKIPNHRVLAIARGEDLKIISYDFTFNDKKIIYDVNQMYFKNIRTGKIILECVKDALERLIIPSIIREIKSELFARAEKDAIKIFADNVEQMLLAPATKNKRILAIDPAYINGCKIAILDENGNFLSKSIIFPHPPRNKVNEAKDTINSLVDKYNIDLIAIGNGTASRETEALVSDIIKERKLKNKNEKLVYAIVSEIGASVYSVSKVAQEEFPNLNVEERSAINIGRRFQDPLNELIKIDPKSIGVGQYQHDVNQKELEKQLDFKVNKAVNLVGVDLNSATKTILSYISGLSEKIAQNIIDYRKKNGNFKNREELKEVKGLGEKAYEQAIGFLRIHDSDNFYDKTNIHPESYKIADKIVKHLKLNLVNDNKEILGKIDSKDLAKELAISEYDVALILDSLSNPGKDIRDDKEGFIVSDEILSINDLTIGKILNGQVLNITDFGAFVFIGVKQNCLVHISKMQREGFEPITHPSQLLKVGENIKVKIIEVDPERGRIQGELIWN; this is encoded by the coding sequence ATGAATGACTCAATATTAAACGTTGCTAAGATATTAAAAGTTAAGGTCAATCAAGTTGAAGTTGTACTTAAACTTTTAGAAGAAAAGGCAACAATACCTTTCATTGCTCGTTATAGAAAAGCCCAGACTGAGGGACTTAATGAAGAGCAAATTTTAAAAATTAACGAACTTTACGAATATGATGTTGAACTAAACAAACGTAAAGAGTATGTTTTACAAATTCTTGAAGAAAAAAAGCTTCTAACTGATGAACTTAAAAACAAAATAATTAACGCTCAAACTAAAGCTGAAGTTGAAAATATTTATGAACCTTTCAAGATAGGAAAAAAGACCAAAGCAAGCGAAGCAATCGCCATGGGTCTTGAACCTTTAGCTTTAGAAATTATGAGAAACGAGGATCAAAAATTCAATCCTTATGCAGAAGCTAGAAAATATCTTTCAGATAAATTAACCGACGCTGATCAAGTAATTGAACAAGCAAGTTTTATTATTGCCCAAATTATTAGTCAAGATATTAAAGTTAGAGATTATGTCAAAGATCAAATTCTAAACTGAGGATATATTGAAACTAAAAAGAAGAAAAATGCTGAAGATGAAAAAGAAGTTTTTGAAAGATATTATGATCACAAAGAAAAAGCTTCAAAAATTCCAAACCACAGAGTTTTAGCTATTGCTCGTGGTGAAGATTTAAAAATCATTAGTTATGATTTTACATTTAATGATAAAAAAATAATTTATGACGTTAACCAAATGTATTTTAAAAACATTAGAACTGGAAAAATCATTTTAGAATGTGTAAAAGATGCTCTTGAAAGATTAATAATTCCATCAATTATTCGTGAAATTAAAAGTGAACTTTTTGCTCGTGCTGAAAAAGATGCAATTAAAATTTTTGCTGACAACGTTGAACAAATGCTTCTTGCTCCAGCAACAAAAAATAAACGTATTTTAGCAATAGACCCCGCTTATATTAATGGATGCAAAATTGCTATTTTAGATGAAAATGGTAACTTTTTAAGTAAATCAATTATCTTCCCGCACCCACCTAGAAATAAAGTAAATGAAGCAAAAGATACAATTAATTCTTTGGTTGATAAATATAATATTGACTTAATTGCAATCGGCAACGGAACTGCAAGCAGAGAAACAGAAGCACTTGTTTCAGATATTATTAAAGAAAGAAAATTGAAGAATAAAAACGAAAAACTAGTCTATGCAATAGTTAGTGAAATTGGTGCTTCTGTTTACTCAGTTTCAAAAGTTGCACAAGAAGAATTTCCTAATTTAAATGTTGAAGAAAGAAGTGCAATCAACATCGGTAGACGTTTCCAAGATCCTTTAAATGAGCTTATTAAAATTGATCCAAAATCAATTGGTGTAGGTCAATATCAACACGATGTTAACCAAAAAGAACTTGAAAAACAACTTGATTTTAAAGTTAATAAAGCCGTTAACTTAGTAGGTGTTGACTTAAACAGTGCAACAAAAACCATCCTTTCTTATATCTCAGGTTTGAGCGAAAAAATTGCTCAAAACATTATTGATTATCGTAAGAAAAATGGTAATTTCAAGAACCGTGAGGAACTTAAAGAAGTTAAAGGACTTGGTGAAAAAGCATACGAACAAGCCATTGGTTTTTTAAGAATTCATGACTCTGATAATTTCTACGATAAAACAAATATTCACCCTGAAAGTTATAAAATCGCTGATAAAATTGTTAAACATTTAAAATTAAATTTAGTTAACGATAACAAAGAAATTTTGGGCAAAATAGATAGTAAAGATTTAGCCAAAGAACTTGCAATAAGTGAATATGATGTTGCTTTAATTTTAGACTCACTTTCAAATCCAGGAAAAGATATTCGTGATGATAAAGAAGGCTTTATTGTTAGCGATGAGATTTTATCAATAAATGATTTGACTATAGGCAAAATTTTAAATGGGCAAGTCTTAAATATTACTGATTTTGGTGCCTTTGTTTTCATCGGTGTAAAACAAAACTGTTTAGTTCATATTTCTAAAATGCAACGTGAAGGTTTTGAGCCAATAACCCACCCATCACAACTTCTAAAAGTAGGCGAAAATATTAAAGTTAAAATTATCGAAGTTGATCCTGAAAGAGGGAGAATTCAAGGCGAACTAATTTGAAATTAA